TAAGCTCATTGGAGCTACACCGAATTTATAAACTGCGCGTTGATGTCTTTGTCCAGGAACAGCACTGCGCCTATGCAGAAATCGATGATATTGATGCGGCCAACACCACCGTGCATTTCCAGGCATGCTCTACTACTGAACCAAGCGAACTTATTGGTTACGCACGCATGTATCCCACTGAACATGGCCTACAACTGGGTCGACTAGTAGTTAGCCCCGCTCATCGCGGCACTGGCTTGGCCGCTGAGCTCATGTTCCAAGCTCTACGCTGGGCACATGAGCAACACCCAGAAAGCGACATCATGCTCAACGCGCAACTACCACTTCAGGAATATTATGAAGCCTACGGTTTTGTACCAGCCGGAGAGCCTTTCGACGACGAAGGCATTAGCCACCTGCCCATGGCGCTTGCTAGTACTAAGCTCGCCAGCATTATTGAACAGCGCAGCTAGCCGAAGCTACTGCGCTGGTTCCTAGCAAGGTAATCGTCGTTAAGCAATAAGTGAAACCTCAAATTTTAAGCTTCAACGACTTTGAGATACGAAGCTGCTTCCGAGGCACGGTGACGCGCCTGGGAGACGGTCTCCGCAGTGGTTAAGGCAATAGCCATGCGGCGGCCGATAAAGGCAGAATCTTTAGCAAAAATGCGCACATCTGATTCTGGTACGGCAAGGGCAAAACCAAGTCCAGCAATACCTGCATTATCGGTATCAATCTGGGAGGTTACTACCGCGCATGCCCCAGGAGAGGTAACAGTAACATCCAAAGGTAGGCCTAAAATGGCGCGCGCATGCAATTCAAATTGGTTAAACCTCTGGGTAGCCAAGGTAACTAGTCCCGTGTGGTGTGGACGCGAAGAAATCCCAGAGAAATAAACATCATCTCCGGAGACAAAGATCTCCACCCCAAAAAGGCCTTGACCGCCAATAGCATTGCTAATCCGGGCGGCCACCGAGCGAGCGTTGTCTAGCGCTGTCGAAGAAATATCGAGCGGCTGCCAGGCCTCAACAAGCTGTCCGGCAACATTGCGATGCCCAATTGGCTCACAGAACCAGGTAGCTAGCTCGCCAGTTTCTGGGTTAATTGAACGCGCAACCAGCAAAGTAATCTCTACATCGAAATCCACAAAGCGCTCTACGATTACACGATCATCACCGGCATACGCCCAACCTAGCTCCCTATCAGCAGCAGAAGAAATAATCGCATTGCCTCGCCCAGTAGTAGAATTAACCGGCTTGGTCACACAAGGATAGCCCATCTCTTCTACCGCACTCAGGTATTCTTCCCGGCTGCCAACCACTCGCCATTTGCTCATAGGCAGGCCTAGATCGCTAGCCATGGCGCGTACAACTTCCCGATTGAGTGCTGCCGCAGCGGTTGCAGAATGCGGTACCACAGAAATATAGGTACCGATCTCGGTTAAAGCAGCACTGCTAATCCGTTCTGTCATCGGCACCACCACATCAGGTTGCACCTGTTTGACCACAGCTACTACTTCCTGCGGAGCTAACAAATCAATAGCGTAGCTATGTTTTGCCACATGAGCAGCTAACCCCGCAGCCGATTCATCTGCGATATGAACTTCTACTCCCAAATTATGAAAGGCAATAGCGACTTCTTTAGCTAGTTCCCCAGCGCCTAAAATAAGTACTCGAGTAGGTCGGTTACTGCTTGCCGTACGTAAAACCTCAAGTTGCATTAGCTATCCATGACATCGTGCATAACAATGGTTTGATCCCGTCCTGGTCCTACGCCGATATAAGAGATTCGGCAACCAGAAAGCTCTTCTAAACGACGCACATAGGCTTGTGCTTTTTCTGGCAGTTCGGCAAAAGTTGTGCACTCGGTAATATCTTCCTCCCACGCTGGCATGGTCTCATAGATCGGTACCGCGTGGTGGAACTCAGACTGGGTTAGTGGCATTTCCTCATGGCGTACGCCATCAACGTCATAGGCCACGCAAATAGGAATCTCACCAATACCAGTAAGCACATCAAGTTTGGTTAAGAAAAGATCGGTAAAACCATTAACTCGGGAAGCATAGCGAGCAATCACGGAATCGTACCAACCGCAGCGGCGCTTGCGGCCAGTATTTACACCAATTTCGCCACCAGTAACCTGGAGGTACTCGCCCCATTTATCGAAAAGTTCGGTTGGGAATGGTCCTGCTCCCACCCGGGTAGTGTAGGCCTTGATAATACCCAAAGAACTAGTGATTTTTGTTGGTCCAATACCAGAACCTACGCATGCGCCACCAGCAGTGGGATTTGAGGAGGTAACAAAAGGATAGGTGCCGTGATCGACATCGAGCATGGTGGCCTGGCCACCTTCCATCAGCACATGTTTTCCCTCGTCGAGAGCTTTATTTAACATGAGCTCGGCATCAACAACCATAGGGCGAAGACGATCCGCATAGGAAAGGAAGTACTGCACCATTTCTTCGACCTCAATGGCCTGGCGGTTGTACATCTTCACCAGAATCTGATTTTTCACATCCAGTGCGCTGGAGATTTTTTGACGCAAAATAGATTCATCGAAAATATCTTGTACCCGAATACCAACGCGAGATACTTTATCGGCATAGGTTGGGCCAATTCCACGACCAGTAGTACCAATAGCACGCTTGCCTAGAAAACGTTCCTGAACCCGGTCAAGCACCTGATGATAGGGAGCAACGAAATGGGCATTTGCTGAAATACGCAACCGCGATGCATCCGCACCGCGCGCTTCTAGGCCATCTATTTCCTCAAAAAGTGCTTCCAGGTTAATAACAACGCCATTACCTAGAATCGGGACAGCATTTTCGCTCAGCACACCAGCGGGTAATAATTTGAGTTCGTATTTCTCTCCGCCAACGACAACAGTATGTCCGGCGTTGTTGCCGCCATTGGGTTTGACTACATAATCGACCAGGCCACCAAGAATATCTGTAGCCTTACCTTTTCCTTCGTCGCCCCACTGGGCACCAACAATGACGATTGCCGCCATAACAGAAACACGTTCCTTACATTTTCTTCTGTGTTCTAACTTTAGCTAGTTCATAATCATGGTCACTATTAGCCAAAGTCACAACCCAATAAAAGCCGAGTACCTATCTTACAACTGGTACCGCAAAAACACCCACGCCAGATGAAAAAGCTCACGCATCTTCAACAGAGAAATTGCTAAAGTTTCTTCTCATGCGCACTGTTTTTCTTCGCTGCGGACAACCCGATTTCTCTTGTTTTTCTGATGAAGAGGTCTATGATCTTTCCGCTATCCCTCGCCGGGGGGAATTAAAAGTTCTTGACCGTATCGCAACTGAAATATTACCAGTTGATCCCACCCCGAGTTTGGCAGAGATTGCAGCTTCTACCCATGTTGACCACCTTGGCACACCTCAGCGCGCACCCCAACAGCCAGATACCACGCTACGTTGTATAGTCATTGGTACCGACGCAGCACTTTCTGCAGTGATAACCCGACTTATGCGCTCCGATCAGATGTGGGTGCATATCGGCTATATCCCTACTAAAAAAAGTGTGGCTGCAACCAATTGGGGTATTGATTTAAGTAGTGCAGCTACCCGCGCTCGGCAGGCCGATGTTGATCCGGTACCACTTATCCGCGATGATACTGGGGTTGCTATTGCCGGTAGCGCCTATATTAGTGATTGGCAGGATCGTGAAATCACCGCGGAGATAATTGTCGACGACTATATTTTGTTGCGCCACCAATCTCGTAAACGAACCCCAACCACCGGTATTTTCGGTGCCCGACTCGTGCCTATGCTGGATGCTCCAGGGCTCGTGGCTGCCACCTTAATAACCGGGGAAAACCCTAAAAAAAGACTTTTCCACACCACCCCAGCACTGCTAAGCGATCCGCAGACTATCGCCACTGGACGAGCACTACAAGCAGGTGGCGAGGAATTAAAAATAACCATCGACGGAGTTCCTAGAAAACGCCCGGTAGAACGGGTCACTTTTTACCGCCATCTGCGCGATCTACAAATTGTGCGCTAACAACACTAAAAAACTATTCTTCCCAAATTTCTGGCGGGTACTTTGGCGAACGTGAAGTAGGAGCAAGCACAGCTAAAGCTGATTCTCTAGAAAGCCCACAAATTTGTAAGAAATCCACAATCAGGGAACGTGACTGTGCCAAAATAACCTGTGCGCTTAGTACCCCGCCTTCGGCGATATCTTGGTTTGCCCGTGCTCCTAAATAGCGTAGTCGGCGCACTAGCTCCGGGATTTCTACTGCCTCGGAGTTTTCCCAGGGACGTAAATAAATCTTAGTAAGTTTTGCAGATACATCCGATAGCTCCACAATGATGTCGATTTGGTCTTCGCTAACAACATCAGAGTCATCAATAAGCACCTGGGCGCGTCGGGCAAGCACCCGGGTATTGCGAATCGAATTGTCCACTGGTGCTAAGATTCGCACTAATGAGCGCACTCTGCGCCGTGATGCCCACAAAAACGGCGAAATACGGGTGTCTTCTTCCCCTGATTTTGCCGCTTCCAACATGGAATTAATAGTTGATTGAGATCCGCGCACAGTAACTAAAGCCTCATTAATTGCATCAGAATCACCAGTGCTTAACGACGCAGCAACATCGGCTAGCACACTAGAGGCAATACTGAGTACCTTGGCTACTTCCCTACGACCTCCAGCAAGCGGTGAATGCGGTAGTAATGCCATTACGACTATTCCCACCGAGCAGCCAACAATCGCATCAATTACTCGGTTTAAGCCATCTTCAGATCCTGGCGGAATAATTGTTGAAATAAGGATCGAACCAATTGCTACCTGATTAACCAACAATTGACTCGGTGATAAAAAGTTAGCCAATAGAACAGAAAGAAAAACCGCTACCGA
This DNA window, taken from Corynebacterium kutscheri, encodes the following:
- a CDS encoding GNAT family N-acetyltransferase: MNAIFSVARLADLSSLELHRIYKLRVDVFVQEQHCAYAEIDDIDAANTTVHFQACSTTEPSELIGYARMYPTEHGLQLGRLVVSPAHRGTGLAAELMFQALRWAHEQHPESDIMLNAQLPLQEYYEAYGFVPAGEPFDDEGISHLPMALASTKLASIIEQRS
- a CDS encoding adenylosuccinate synthase, which translates into the protein MAAIVIVGAQWGDEGKGKATDILGGLVDYVVKPNGGNNAGHTVVVGGEKYELKLLPAGVLSENAVPILGNGVVINLEALFEEIDGLEARGADASRLRISANAHFVAPYHQVLDRVQERFLGKRAIGTTGRGIGPTYADKVSRVGIRVQDIFDESILRQKISSALDVKNQILVKMYNRQAIEVEEMVQYFLSYADRLRPMVVDAELMLNKALDEGKHVLMEGGQATMLDVDHGTYPFVTSSNPTAGGACVGSGIGPTKITSSLGIIKAYTTRVGAGPFPTELFDKWGEYLQVTGGEIGVNTGRKRRCGWYDSVIARYASRVNGFTDLFLTKLDVLTGIGEIPICVAYDVDGVRHEEMPLTQSEFHHAVPIYETMPAWEEDITECTTFAELPEKAQAYVRRLEELSGCRISYIGVGPGRDQTIVMHDVMDS
- the purT gene encoding formate-dependent phosphoribosylglycinamide formyltransferase, which codes for MQLEVLRTASSNRPTRVLILGAGELAKEVAIAFHNLGVEVHIADESAAGLAAHVAKHSYAIDLLAPQEVVAVVKQVQPDVVVPMTERISSAALTEIGTYISVVPHSATAAAALNREVVRAMASDLGLPMSKWRVVGSREEYLSAVEEMGYPCVTKPVNSTTGRGNAIISSAADRELGWAYAGDDRVIVERFVDFDVEITLLVARSINPETGELATWFCEPIGHRNVAGQLVEAWQPLDISSTALDNARSVAARISNAIGGQGLFGVEIFVSGDDVYFSGISSRPHHTGLVTLATQRFNQFELHARAILGLPLDVTVTSPGACAVVTSQIDTDNAGIAGLGFALAVPESDVRIFAKDSAFIGRRMAIALTTAETVSQARHRASEAASYLKVVEA
- a CDS encoding FUSC family protein; translated protein: MEHKDKNTERTFEYFKEVENSLTQRLQRVRNNLLSIVQGAIAAGIALWIAAEVVGHPRPFFAPMAALIILGLSSGTRLNRALELSLGCALGVALGDLLIMVIGTGYWQLSVAVFLSVLLANFLSPSQLLVNQVAIGSILISTIIPPGSEDGLNRVIDAIVGCSVGIVVMALLPHSPLAGGRREVAKVLSIASSVLADVAASLSTGDSDAINEALVTVRGSQSTINSMLEAAKSGEEDTRISPFLWASRRRVRSLVRILAPVDNSIRNTRVLARRAQVLIDDSDVVSEDQIDIIVELSDVSAKLTKIYLRPWENSEAVEIPELVRRLRYLGARANQDIAEGGVLSAQVILAQSRSLIVDFLQICGLSRESALAVLAPTSRSPKYPPEIWEE